One Brassica napus cultivar Da-Ae chromosome A1, Da-Ae, whole genome shotgun sequence genomic region harbors:
- the LOC106450078 gene encoding putative potassium transporter 12 — translation MDEEDRIEEASSNTSLRRVGTGSSSDRRWVDGSEVGSETLPFPEFKDVADYSFGNLRRRLMKKPKRADSLDVEAMEIAGVHGHDLKDISLLGTIGIAFQTLGVVYGDMGTSPLYVFSDVFSKVPIRSEVDVLGALSLVIYTIAVIPLAKYVFVVLKANDNGEGGTFALYSLICRYAKVNKLPNQQPADEQISSFRLKLPTPELERALSIKEALETKGYLKTLLLLLVLMGTSMIIGDGILTPAMSVMSAMSGLQGEVEGFGTNALVLSSIVILVALFSIQRFGTGKVGFLFAPVLALWFFSLGSIGIYNLLKYNITVIRALNPYYIVLFFNKNSKQAWSALGGCVLCITGAEAMFADLGHFSVRSIQMAFTCVVFPCLLLAYMGQAAYLTQHPDASARIFYDSVPESLFWPVFVIATLAAMIASQAMISATFSCVKQAMALGCFPRLKIIHTSRKRMGQIYIPVINWFLMIMCILVVSIFRSTTHIANAYGIAEVGVMMVSTVLVTLVMLLIWQTNLFLALCFPLVFGSVETIYLLAVLTKILEGGWVPLVFATFFLTIMYIWNYGSVLKYQSEVRERISMDFMRELGSTLGTIRIPGIGLLYNELVQGIPSIFGQFLLTLPAIHSTIVFVCIKYVPVPVVPQEERFLFRRVCPKDYHMFRCIARYGYKDVRKEDSRVFEQLLIESLEKFLRCEALEDALESTLTDFDPDRVSVASDSYTDDLMAPLIRRGKRSEPEAEQELETDVLPSSSVGASMEEDPALEYELAALREATDSGLTYLLAHGDVRAKKNSIFLKKLVINYLYAFLRRNCRAGAANLTVPHMNILQAGMTYMV, via the exons ATGGATGAAGAAGATAGGATCGAAGAAGCAAGCAGCAACACCAGCTTGAGACGTGTTGGCACCGGAAGTAGCAGTGACCGGAGATGGGTCGACGGAAGCGAAGTCGGCTCCGAAACGCTGCCGTTTCCGGAGTTCAAAGATGTTGCAGACTATAGTTTTGGGAACTTGAGGAGAAGACTCATGAAAAAGCCCAAAAGAGCTGACTCTCTTGATGTTGAAGCTATGGAAATTGCAGGTGTTCATGGCCACGATCTCAAG GATATATCACTTTTGGGTACGATTGGGATAGCGTTTCAGACGTTAGGTGTTGTGTATGGAGACATGGGAACAAGCCCTTTGTATGTGTTTAGTGATGTCTTCAGTAAAGTTCCTATCAGATCAGAAGTTGATGTTCTTGGTGCCTTGTCTCTCGTTATCTACACCATTGCTGTCATTCCTTTAGCAAAGTATGTCTTTGTTGTCCTTAAAGCCAACGACAATGGCGAAG gAGGAACGTTTGCGTTGTATTCGTTGATTTGTAGGTATGCGAAGGTGAATAAGCTGCCAAATCAGCAACCTGCGGATGAGCAGATCTCGAGTTTTAGGCTTAAACTCCCAACCCCTGAGCTGGAACGAGCTTTAAGCATTAAAGAAGCTTTAGAGACAAAAGGGtatttgaaaactcttcttCTGCTTTTAGTACTAATGGGAACTTCCATGATTATTGGCGATGGGATTCTCACACCAGCTATGTCAG TGATGTCTGCAATGAGTGGTTTACAAGGTGAAGTTGAAGGTTTTGGAACAA ATGCATTGGTTCTGTCTTCGATTGTGATCCTCGTGGCTTTGTTCAGCATACAACGGTTTGGGACGGGTAAAGTGGGGTTTCTGTTTGCTCCAGTTCTGGCGCTCTGGTTCTTCTCACTCGGTTCTATTGGAATCTACAATCTGTTGAAGTACAACATCACCGTCATAAGAGCACTGAACCCGTATTACATCGTCTTGTTCTTCAACAAGAATAGCAAGCAAGCTTGGTCTGCTCTTGGTGGATGTGTCTTATGCATTACAGGAGCCGAAGCAATGTTTGCAGATTTGGGACATTTCTCAGTTCGTTCTATACAG ATGGCATTCACTTGCGTCGTGTTCCCATGCCTCCTCTTAGCTTACATGGGCCAAGCTGCTTATCTAACACAGCATCCTGATGCCTCAGCTCGCATATTCTATGATTCAGTCCCTG AGAGTTTGTTCTGGCCTGTGTTTGTGATTGCGACATTAGCAGCAATGATAGCGAGCCAAGCCATGATCTCCGCGACTTTCTCATGCGTCAAACAAGCCATGGCTCTCGGTTGCTTCCCGAGGCTGAAGATAATCCACACTTCTAGGAAACGGATGGGTCAGATCTACATCCCCGTCATCAACTGGTTCTTGATGATCATGTGCATACTCGTTGTCTCCATCTTCAGAAGCACAACTCACATCGCCAATGCTTATG GCATAGCAGAAGTAGGTGTGATGATGGTGAGCACAGTGTTGGTAACACTAGTGATGCTTCTCATTTGGCAAACCAATCTCTTTCTTGCTCTTTGTTTCCCGCTTGTATTCGGATCCGTTGAGACCATTTACTTGCTTGCGGTTCTCACCAAGATCCTGGAAGGCGGTTGGGTGCCGCTTGTGTTCGCCACTTTCTTCCTCACCATTATGTACATTTGGAACTACGGAAGCGTGCTCAAGTACCAAAGCGAGGTCCGGGAAAGAATCTCCATGGACTTTATGCGTGAGCTTGGTTCAACTCTTGGAACGATTCGAATCCCCGGGATTGGACTGCTTTACAACGAGCTTGTTCAAGGCATTCCTTCCATTTTTGGACAGTTCTTGCTCACTCTTCCCGCCATTCACTCAACGATCGTCTTTGTCTGCATCAAGTATGTCCCTGTCCCGGTTGTTCCTCAAGAAGAGAGGTTCCTCTTTAGACGGGTTTGTCCTAAGGACTACCACATGTTCAGATGTATCGCGAGGTACGGTTACAAAGATGTCAGAAAAGAAGATTCTAGAGTCTTTGAGCAGCTTCTCATTGAAAGTCTAGAGAAGTTCTTGAGATGCGAAGCGTTAGAGGATGCTTTAGAGAGCACTCTCACTGATTTCGATCCAGATAGAGTTTCCGTTGCGAGTGATAGTTACACAGACGACCTCATGGCACCTCTCATTCGCCGAGGAAAGCGGTCTGAGCCAGAGGCAGAGCAAGAGTTGGAGACAGATGTTTTGCCGTCTTCAAGCGTAGGGGCGTCCATGGAGGAAGATCCAGCTCTGGAATATGAGCTTGCGGCTTTAAGAGAGGCCACGGACTCGGGGCTAACTTATCTGCTGGCTCATGGAGATGTGAGGGCGAAGAAGAATTCGATATTTTTGAAGAAGCTTGTGATTAATTACTTGTATGCGTTTCTGAGAAGAAACTGCAGAGCTGGGGCTGCCAATCTCACTGTTCCTCATATGAACATCTTGCAAGCTGGGATGACTTATATGGTCTGA